The Bacillota bacterium genome contains a region encoding:
- a CDS encoding aconitate hydratase, giving the protein MADNLVFKIIKEHLVSGDFSGEGEIGIRVDQTLTQDATGTIAYLQLESMGLDKVRTELSVSYIDHNTLQSGFENADDHRYLQSVAANYGIWFSRPGNGICHQVHLERFGVPGKTLLGSDSHTPTAGGLGMLGIGAGGLDVAVAMAGGPFYLSLPKVIKVNLVGELPSWVGAKDIILELLRRLSVKGGVGKVIEYGGPGIDHLSVRDRSTITNMGAELGATSSIFPSDEVTLDFLRKQGREEVWKPLAPESGAHYDEEITIDLSSLEPLVAIPHSPDAVKKISEVEPIAVDQVAVGSCTNGSYSDLRLLAAIMGDNVIHPGVSLVVSPGSRQTYLTLAREGVMEKLVSSGARILESACGPCIGMGQAPSSGGVSVRTFNRNFRGRSGTADAQVYLAGPAVAAVAALKGFLTDPREIGSYPDLPDESPPVIDDRMLIPPRKENDPPVEVLRGPNIKPLPLNKPLPENLKVRVALIVGDNITTDDITPGGSKVLPLRSNIQALSEYVFDALDSSFTDRAKEFKSSIIIAGDNYGQGSSREHAALAPMFLGVKAVVAKSFARIHHSNLVNYGIIPLVFKNPGDHERFNIGDLLVIDDVYAQLSGGNTVIIRAESGSEIEIGHNLSERQIEIIRVGGLLNLTRGDKR; this is encoded by the coding sequence ATGGCCGACAACCTGGTTTTCAAAATCATCAAAGAGCATCTCGTTTCCGGAGATTTCAGCGGTGAAGGTGAAATCGGTATCCGCGTTGATCAAACTTTAACTCAGGATGCAACCGGAACAATAGCATATCTTCAGCTTGAATCGATGGGACTTGATAAGGTCCGTACCGAGTTGTCGGTAAGCTATATAGATCATAATACTCTGCAGAGCGGGTTTGAAAATGCAGACGACCATCGCTATCTTCAATCGGTTGCCGCCAATTACGGGATCTGGTTTTCCAGGCCTGGAAACGGCATTTGCCACCAGGTTCACCTGGAAAGATTTGGTGTCCCCGGTAAAACCCTGCTCGGCTCGGACAGTCATACTCCCACGGCGGGGGGACTGGGTATGCTGGGAATCGGAGCCGGGGGGCTTGATGTTGCCGTGGCTATGGCCGGTGGACCATTTTATCTATCTTTACCAAAAGTAATCAAAGTAAACCTGGTTGGAGAACTGCCCTCCTGGGTCGGGGCGAAAGATATTATCCTGGAGCTGCTTCGACGGCTTTCTGTTAAAGGTGGCGTGGGCAAAGTAATCGAATATGGTGGTCCCGGTATTGACCATTTGTCGGTTCGTGACAGATCTACAATCACCAATATGGGAGCTGAACTGGGGGCAACATCCTCCATATTTCCCAGTGATGAGGTCACCCTGGATTTCTTAAGAAAGCAGGGCAGGGAAGAAGTTTGGAAACCGCTTGCTCCTGAATCGGGAGCACATTACGATGAAGAAATAACGATCGATTTAAGCAGTCTTGAACCGCTTGTTGCCATTCCGCACAGCCCCGACGCGGTGAAAAAAATTAGTGAGGTTGAGCCGATAGCAGTTGATCAAGTTGCTGTCGGGAGTTGTACCAACGGTTCGTACAGCGACCTCCGACTTTTGGCAGCAATCATGGGTGATAATGTTATACATCCAGGGGTTAGCTTAGTTGTCTCGCCCGGCTCTAGGCAGACTTACTTAACTTTAGCCCGGGAAGGGGTAATGGAAAAACTGGTATCTTCAGGGGCAAGAATTCTGGAATCAGCATGCGGTCCCTGTATCGGCATGGGCCAGGCTCCTTCATCAGGGGGAGTTTCTGTTCGAACATTTAATCGTAATTTTCGTGGACGGAGCGGAACGGCAGATGCACAAGTATATCTTGCCGGACCTGCTGTTGCCGCTGTTGCAGCACTTAAAGGTTTTTTAACTGATCCCCGCGAGATCGGTTCCTATCCTGATCTGCCTGATGAATCACCCCCGGTCATCGATGATCGGATGTTAATCCCTCCAAGAAAAGAGAATGACCCACCGGTTGAAGTGCTTCGTGGTCCAAATATAAAACCGCTACCGTTAAACAAACCTTTACCGGAAAATTTGAAGGTCAGGGTAGCTTTGATTGTGGGAGACAACATCACAACCGACGATATTACCCCGGGAGGTTCGAAAGTACTGCCGCTGAGATCAAACATACAGGCGCTCAGTGAATATGTATTTGACGCTCTGGACAGCAGCTTTACTGATCGGGCAAAAGAATTTAAAAGCAGTATTATCATTGCCGGGGATAATTACGGGCAGGGCTCAAGTCGGGAACATGCTGCCCTGGCCCCCATGTTCCTGGGAGTAAAAGCGGTAGTGGCCAAGTCTTTTGCCAGGATCCATCACTCCAATCTGGTCAATTACGGTATTATCCCCCTGGTCTTCAAGAATCCCGGTGATCATGAAAGATTTAATATCGGCGACCTGCTGGTTATCGATGATGTTTATGCTCAGCTATCGGGGGGCAACACGGTAATCATCAGGGCAGAAAGCGGTTCTGAAATAGAAATCGGTCACAATTTATCAGAAAGACAGATCGAGATAATCAGGGTTGGAGGGCTGCTTAATTTAACCCGCGGGGATAAGCGCTGA